Proteins encoded by one window of Oreochromis niloticus isolate F11D_XX linkage group LG17, O_niloticus_UMD_NMBU, whole genome shotgun sequence:
- the rtcb gene encoding RNA-splicing ligase RtcB homolog isoform X2, whose translation MIYESFKCICSAPPAGGRWEEVEGVFYVNEPLEKLMFEELRNACRGGGVGGFLPAMKQIGNVAALPGIVNKSIGLPDVHSGYGFAIGNMAAFDMDDPNAVVSPGGVGFDINCGVRLLRTNLDEGDVQPVKEQLAQSLFDHIPVGVGSKGVIPMGAKDLEEALEMGVDWSLREGYAWAEDKEHCEEYGRMLQADPNKVSSKAKKRGLPQLGTLGAGNHYAEIQVVDEIYNDYAAKKMGIDHKGQVCVMIHSGSRGLGHQVATDALVAMEKAMKRDKITVNDRQLACARITSPEGQDYLKGMAAAGNYAWVNRSSMTFLTRQAFSKVFATTPDDLDMHVIYDVSHNIAKVEEHIVDGKQRTLLVHRKGSTRAFPPHHPLIPVDYQLTGQPVLIGGTMGTCSYVLTGTEQGMTETFGTTCHGAGRALSRAKSRRNLDFQDVLDKLADMGIAIRVASPKLVMEEAPESYKNVTDVVNTCHEAGISKKAIKLRPIAVIKG comes from the exons ATGATTTACGAAAGTTTTAAGTGTATCTGTTCTGCTCCACCCGCGGGTGGACGCTGGGAGGAG GTGGAAGGAGTTTTCTACGTGAACGAGCCTCTGGAGAAGCTGATGTTCGAGGAGCTTCGTAATGCCTGCCGAGGAGGAG GTGTGGGCGGGTTCCTTCCAGCCATGAAGCAGATTGGGAATGTGGCGGCGCTGCCAGGGATTGTGAAC AAATCCATCGGCCTGCCAGATGTCCACTCTGGGTACGGATTTGCTATCGGGAACATGGCGGCCTTCGACATGGACGACCCCAATGCCGTGGTGTCTCCAG GTGGCGTGGGCTTTGACATAAACTGCGGTGTCCGCCTGCTGAGGACAAACCTGGACGAGGGCGATGTCCAGCCGGTGAAGGAGCAGCTCGCTCAGTCACTGTTCGACCACATCCCTGTGGGAGTCGGCTCCAAAGGCGTCATCCCGATGGGAGCCAA GGACCTGGAGGAGGCACTGGAGATGGGTGTGGACTGGTCTCTAAGGGAGGGCTATGCCTGGGCCGAGGATAAGGAGCACTGCGAAGAGTACGGGCGCATGCTGCAGGCCGACCCCAACAAGGTGTCCTCCAAGGCCAAGAAGAGAGGCCTGCCGCAG ctCGGCACTCTGGGAGCAGGAAACCACTATGCTGAGATCCAGGTGGTGGATGAGATCTACAACGACTACGCCGCCAAGAAGATGGGCATTGACCACAAAGGCCAGGTGTGTGTGATGATCCACAGCGGCAGCCGAGGCCTCGGGCATCAGGTCGCCACAG ATGCTCTGGTTGCCATGGAGAAGGCGATGAAGCGTGACAAGATCACAGTGAACGATCGTCAGCTGGCCTGCGCTCGAATCACCTCTCCTGAGGGGCAGGATTACCTGAAAGGCATGGCAGCCGCAGGAAACTACGCCTGGGTCAACCGCTCCTCCATGACCTTCCTCACCAGACAG GCCTTCTCCAAAGTGTTCGCTACGACGCCGGATGACCTTGACATGCACGTCATCTACGACGTCTCTCACAACATCGCCAAAGTGGAGGAGCACATTGTGGACGGGAAGCAGAGGACGCTGCTCGTTCACCGCAAAGGATCCACGCGAGCCTTCCCCCCTCACCACCCCCTCATCCCCGTCGACTACCAG CTCACAGGTCAGCCGGTGCTCATCGGTGGGACGATGGGGACCTGCAGCTACGTCCTGACGGGGACCGAACAGGGCATGACGGAGACATTTGGGACCACCTGTCATGGAGCG GGCCGAGCGCTCTCTCGAGCAAAGTCACGCAGGAACCTGGACTTCCAGGACGTCCTGGACAAACTAGCCGACATGGGCATCGCCATCCGGGTGGCATCGCCCAAActggtgatggaggag gctcCTGAATCATACAAAAACGTGACAGACGTGGTGAACACGTGTCACGAGGCTGGCATCAGCAAGAAGGCGATCAAACTGAGGCCGATCGCTGTCATCAAAGGATGA
- the rtcb gene encoding RNA-splicing ligase RtcB homolog isoform X1 — translation MSRSYNDELQFLDKINSTSWRIKKGFVPNMQVEGVFYVNEPLEKLMFEELRNACRGGGVGGFLPAMKQIGNVAALPGIVNKSIGLPDVHSGYGFAIGNMAAFDMDDPNAVVSPGGVGFDINCGVRLLRTNLDEGDVQPVKEQLAQSLFDHIPVGVGSKGVIPMGAKDLEEALEMGVDWSLREGYAWAEDKEHCEEYGRMLQADPNKVSSKAKKRGLPQLGTLGAGNHYAEIQVVDEIYNDYAAKKMGIDHKGQVCVMIHSGSRGLGHQVATDALVAMEKAMKRDKITVNDRQLACARITSPEGQDYLKGMAAAGNYAWVNRSSMTFLTRQAFSKVFATTPDDLDMHVIYDVSHNIAKVEEHIVDGKQRTLLVHRKGSTRAFPPHHPLIPVDYQLTGQPVLIGGTMGTCSYVLTGTEQGMTETFGTTCHGAGRALSRAKSRRNLDFQDVLDKLADMGIAIRVASPKLVMEEAPESYKNVTDVVNTCHEAGISKKAIKLRPIAVIKG, via the exons ATGAGTCGCAGTTACAATGATGAGCTGCAGTTTCTGGATAAAATCAACTCCACCTCCTGGAGAATCAAAAAGGGCTTCGTCCCCAACATGCAG GTGGAAGGAGTTTTCTACGTGAACGAGCCTCTGGAGAAGCTGATGTTCGAGGAGCTTCGTAATGCCTGCCGAGGAGGAG GTGTGGGCGGGTTCCTTCCAGCCATGAAGCAGATTGGGAATGTGGCGGCGCTGCCAGGGATTGTGAAC AAATCCATCGGCCTGCCAGATGTCCACTCTGGGTACGGATTTGCTATCGGGAACATGGCGGCCTTCGACATGGACGACCCCAATGCCGTGGTGTCTCCAG GTGGCGTGGGCTTTGACATAAACTGCGGTGTCCGCCTGCTGAGGACAAACCTGGACGAGGGCGATGTCCAGCCGGTGAAGGAGCAGCTCGCTCAGTCACTGTTCGACCACATCCCTGTGGGAGTCGGCTCCAAAGGCGTCATCCCGATGGGAGCCAA GGACCTGGAGGAGGCACTGGAGATGGGTGTGGACTGGTCTCTAAGGGAGGGCTATGCCTGGGCCGAGGATAAGGAGCACTGCGAAGAGTACGGGCGCATGCTGCAGGCCGACCCCAACAAGGTGTCCTCCAAGGCCAAGAAGAGAGGCCTGCCGCAG ctCGGCACTCTGGGAGCAGGAAACCACTATGCTGAGATCCAGGTGGTGGATGAGATCTACAACGACTACGCCGCCAAGAAGATGGGCATTGACCACAAAGGCCAGGTGTGTGTGATGATCCACAGCGGCAGCCGAGGCCTCGGGCATCAGGTCGCCACAG ATGCTCTGGTTGCCATGGAGAAGGCGATGAAGCGTGACAAGATCACAGTGAACGATCGTCAGCTGGCCTGCGCTCGAATCACCTCTCCTGAGGGGCAGGATTACCTGAAAGGCATGGCAGCCGCAGGAAACTACGCCTGGGTCAACCGCTCCTCCATGACCTTCCTCACCAGACAG GCCTTCTCCAAAGTGTTCGCTACGACGCCGGATGACCTTGACATGCACGTCATCTACGACGTCTCTCACAACATCGCCAAAGTGGAGGAGCACATTGTGGACGGGAAGCAGAGGACGCTGCTCGTTCACCGCAAAGGATCCACGCGAGCCTTCCCCCCTCACCACCCCCTCATCCCCGTCGACTACCAG CTCACAGGTCAGCCGGTGCTCATCGGTGGGACGATGGGGACCTGCAGCTACGTCCTGACGGGGACCGAACAGGGCATGACGGAGACATTTGGGACCACCTGTCATGGAGCG GGCCGAGCGCTCTCTCGAGCAAAGTCACGCAGGAACCTGGACTTCCAGGACGTCCTGGACAAACTAGCCGACATGGGCATCGCCATCCGGGTGGCATCGCCCAAActggtgatggaggag gctcCTGAATCATACAAAAACGTGACAGACGTGGTGAACACGTGTCACGAGGCTGGCATCAGCAAGAAGGCGATCAAACTGAGGCCGATCGCTGTCATCAAAGGATGA